Part of the Aquarana catesbeiana isolate 2022-GZ linkage group LG06, ASM4218655v1, whole genome shotgun sequence genome is shown below.
AGGTTTCAGTGTggaatgtaaaaatattgtttctATGTTTCGTGAGTTTATGTCTTGCTTGACCAGTTTTTCTAAGTCAGATAGGTGCAATTCAATCTCATGTGCAAACTGCTGAATAGTACTCAAATTGTTTTCAAAAAGGACGACTTTCGTACTGTTCTGTGAAATGACAAGTTCTTTCTTCAAAACGTTACAAAACTCAGCTAAGAAGTCATATATAGTCTTGGCTTGAAGAGTTTTTTTATCCTGAAGAGcttgttttatttttaccaaaagacTCTCCAAAATTTTTGTTTGCAATACACAAATAGTATTTTGGCATTTATAATGCTCAGTAAGGTATTGTGAGATCCATCTTTTCATGAAATATTCATAGCTGTTGATGTATTCTGCATATTTTTCAGGAGAGCCATCATTAAGCAATGTATTGAGCACCTCTCGTTGTAAGATTTTCCGACTCTTGAATTCCCGAGGGCCGTTTTTCTGGAGAATGTCATCTACGATCTCTTTGCCAAGGCACCTGTTGATGTGGTCCAGGATGGCTGGTGTTAAAGACACCATACAGAATTGTTTAGCCCTTCTTTGACATTCATTCCTTGTTTCAAACATGTTGATGAACGTGTCGAAGTATTGAGGTTTCATCTCCTCTAGGTAGCTTTGTGGATCATTACGCCGGACAAACTCTTCATGCATTCTCTGAAACATCACGACCGCATTTCCTAAAACCCAAAGCTTAAGGTCCAGCTCAAACAATTTGGTTGTCCGAAGATTTTCAAATTTATGCTGGTTCAggttattatttatcattttcagcAGTTCCTGAGAATACACTTCATTAAAGTCAGTCTTTGAATTTGCAATTTCTGTTACTTTTTCTTCACATTTTCTCTGTACAGACAAGGCAAGATCTTTTGCACAATCCATTTCTCCTTTGGAATCAACTTGGAGATAGTTTCTATTAATAGAAAAGTCCTCTCCTTTATATTGATTAAGACTTTTAAGTTCATTTAGTTTTAGAATAACACTATTGTCATCACACTGCATGTCTCGTTTCAGCTGTTGAATGATTGCCAGGCCGATGTTCCGTTTTTTTAACGTTGGCGGTGGTAAAGTGTCTGTTGCTTTTCTCCATATCATCTCAAATTCTCTGTTTAACTGTTCTTCATTTACTGAGTACTCATTCTTTCTTATTTTGTCCATGATGTCTGACACActttcttctatgattccaatataTCTCTCTTGTACAGCTTGGATCTGGCATTTCTCTTTTTGAATGTTGATTGTCAGATCACATTTGTCAAGAAGACCAATTTCAAGGTTTTTCCTGAGATACTTAATGCTTTGGAAAAAATCACTTTTAAACATCTCCAAAAGATGGGCATTGTCACAATCATCCATAAAGTACTTTTCTAGAGATCTAGCCATGACCCGCTCTTCTTCGTCCAATAAACAGTTCATCTCGCTTTTTATCCTGTCCCAGGTTTTAGATCCTAACTGTTCAGATGATAGGTTAAAGATTAGAGTTTCTGTCCTTATCATCCAGTCATGGCTATTTTTCTGAAATCTCCATTCCCAGTCTGAGTACTGGATGCAAAGTTGGTTGTAGGCCTCAGTGACCAAGCGGTTTCTGAAACTGAAGACAAATTTTTCATGTTTCACTGCTTCCCACAAACTTCTCATCCACTCTGTGAACTGTCTGATATCTTGTGGTTTTTCTGACATAGACTTTAGATACATTTCTATAGACTTTTTTAGCTCCTGAACATTTTCACTGTAGCCATAGTTAACGGAAGCCATAGGTGGAATGCCATGCCACAATCCGGGAATATACCAGGAGTTACTCTCAATGTCACAGTGTATGATGTCAGAGAAGGTGTTGACTTTACTTCTGTTCTCCATTCTTGCAGATACTTTGGTCATTTCATTCAGCTGTTCGAGAAATTTTTCTCTGGCTTGGCGGTTTTTAACATGAGCGGACACGTCGCTCACGTTCTGATGCACAAAATGGCAGCTGGACTTTTTCCCTACTTCCTTCATCCGAAGAAAGGCATGGATTACGATCTGAAGTATGTCTTTCATCTCTTCTGTATTTTCCATGGCCATGTTAATTATGGTGATGTCGCTCAACCCAACTGCTACTGTCGCCAATTCATTGTCATGCTCATAACTGCCCTCAAGAGAGGCTAGTTCCATCGATTTTAACCCTTCAGTGTCAATAACCATAACATAGTCACAGCCCAGATTCTCATGAAAGTTCTCTTTTGCATCAAGGAGAGTCATGAAGGCTCCTCGTGTGCATCGACCACTAGATGTAGGTAAATGCAAGCCAAACATGGTGTTCAGAAGGGTGGACTTCCCTGTACTTTGCACTCCCAGGACAGTAACTACTCTAACTGTGCAGTTTCTCTGTGTTATGATTTCTAGCTCACTCAGGACATCGGTTATCCACGTCATGGGTATGTTGGAGGCATCTCCATCTATTAACTCCAGTGGGAACCCATTCAATAACAGATTAGCAGCTATTTTTGAGAGACtcaccactttttttttccctatagaATGTTCTACTTCATAAAACTGCCCCAACTCGCGTATAAAATGTTCAACACCTAGCGAACCATCAGCTAATTTCTGATCAATTTCCATAAAGGCCTGGGCATTTGATGCTACATCTGTCAACAGCTCTCGGTATTCATCATTTAATTTTGCAAGCTGATGTCTTCCAAGTTTGTCTAGTTGTATTTTCAGCCACTTCAGGAATACTTTTTGCTCTACTGGAGAAAAACTTTTCAGGGCATCCAGAAATTGCTTCACACCAGACGCCATCTTTTGGTTTCTTTGCTGCTTACGGAGCTGGAAATGGTCTTCCCGGAGCTGTGACTGATATTCTTCCACATCTTTGTCCTCCAGTTTTCTCATTCTACACAATTCCTTCTCAATCTTAGTCAGCTGTTTCCAAAGATCACCTTGTAGTTTCATTACATTCTTTTTATAATCCAGGACATTCTTTATCTGACTGGTGATTGTTGTTGCGGCTTCCCTTGCTTTCTTACATCCCCTAAAATTCTCATCAATATCAAAGTTTGATTCAGAAGCTCTTTGAGCAATTTGCTCTAGAGTAGGGTTTTTCATGGAATTTTCTATCAGTGCTTTCATCTTTGACTGTAGAGTCTTGACAATTTGTGTGTCGTTTACCTTTCTGCTTTTAACAATAAATTTATCTTTCTTAATGTTATGCGTTGTTGAGAAAATTTGAAGTACTTTAATAATATCACTGTTTTCAGCTTCTAaatttacaataaagaagaattgTGGGTTTTGTCTTACCAGGTTTGATAACAGATCATATTGCTTATCATTTATACTCTCAATTAACACAAACACAGCTGATGATACCCCTGATAATAAATCAAACTGTTTCAAGTGACTCTCAAGATCCCCTCTCAGGTTAATGAAGCCTACAGGTTCTGGAAAAATATCTGAGTGTCCACGTCCTGCTGGAAAATAGCAAGACATTTCCACAAGCCCATCTGAGCATAGGCGTTGGGCATTTCCACCAGGCATGTCCCTATGGACGAAATAATTTTGAATGAACTGAGGAGGACTTAACACTTGATTTAGAATCTTTGACTTTGATAAGCTGCACGTTCCCAGTCTGAAGAAAGAAAAAATGGGCATTGAAATGTTAACTAAGTGGCCTTCTTCAAACCCTGTACTGTCCACTAATGACTGTGGTTTCCACTTCTTTACAATGTCTCTCATTGCCCACAACATGAAGGTATATGATGATCTGTCATCATTGGGGAGCAGCAGAGGGAGGGCAAACTGGCACATGGACATTTTGGAGACAATCTCTTGTTGTAAGAAGGTATCTGAGTCATGAAGAACATCGCACAAGACATCCAGAGGGTTGTAGGTTTTAGAATCCATGGAATCATCAGAGTCCTCTTGGTTAAAATCAAAGCATGTGTCCATGTCTCTGTCCGGAGAACAAATGTTTCTTGCAGTGACATCTAAAGCCATGAGCTTCTTGAGAAACATCTTCTTCATTGAGTCTTGAAACAAAAGAATACAAATTTGATGTAAATAAagatagttaaagtgattgtaaagtctcgtgtttttttaaaaataacaagcatgttatacttacctcctctgtgcagttggttttgcacagagcagcccggatcctcctcttctcaggtccctcttcggtgctcctgccccctccctcctgttgagtgcccccacagcaagcagcttgctatggggcacctgagctgagtcacagtgccctgtgtccattcagacatggagccacgacccggccccaccccctctctctcttcattggctcactgatgccgtctcagccaatgaggagggagagtctcgggcagctgagacactcctgcaacatcactggatagaggcaggtctcaggtaagtgttaggggggctgaggggggctgctgcacacatatatacgactttttatcttaatgcataaaatgcatcaagataaaaaaccttctgaccttacaatcactttaaattatagAGCATGCATGCATACTTGCAAAACCATGTGTCTTGTGGCTTTCCTAATAGCTTTGCCAGCTGCTCTGCAGGCTTTACCAAGGGATCTTTTTGATCTCTTGGCTGAACCTCTACTGGTTGCACAGCTCAGAGGTTATAGGATTGCTATACCTCTCCTACATTTGCATAAGGGTGATAGAGCACAAGAGCCCAGTTCTGTGCTTCCCTTTCACATTTCATTGACAGCTGCACTCAATAAAATAATAAGGGGCTGATAAAAGAGAAGTAAAGTGGGCAGAATGGGGTCCACCCAGGTAAAGAAATTAATTCTCACAGAGCCCTTCATTTAGATGGTAGCATCACCTTCATCACCGTCCACTAATACTGAGGAGAGGTAATGGAATAGACAGCATGTGGATAATATAAAATATGGGTAaagcagaaaaacacagatttgcatGCCTGCACTGTTTTTAACtcttctaaagcagtggttctcaacattATTGAGACCAGGGCTCAGTAatttcttccaaaaccttccatacCCCAACAGTAAAAAATTAAGACTATACTCACGCGataaaagtatgggaatgcaaaacatgTATTTAAATGCTGGAAGACTCTGGGTGTTGCTGGGTGCCAATGTGGTGGGAGATGGGGGATATAGAGTGGTTTGGTAGACTTAGCAGCACACTTGGTGGCCCAGCAGTGATGCAGTTCCTGGAGGGAGCTGGGAGCCctgggaggttgggggcactgtcTAGGCTAAGGGCTCTCAGGGAGCCCTGGGGCACCGTGGGTCATTATGGAAGgttgggtggcactatgggagctggaagGCACTGTAGGAGGTTAGGTTATCTACAGCTGACTGGAGGACCAGGAGAAGAGAGGTACTAGGCaggctgagaaccactgatctagagtatGTGCATGAATAAGCAAAGAttctttagttttgctttaaagctTAACATCTGGAAAACTCAAAGTACACCCTTGAAGTGGAGCTGCACCACTGGCTGCTGACTGGCTAGTCCAGTTTGAATGTCTGTCTCTGAAGATATTCTGGGGAGGATCATGTGACCAGTATATTACCATTAGTCATGTGACCAATTACCCACATCCCGCTAtcacaacagttttttttaaaacacttctTTAATGTAATGTTACCTGTTATGTATAATGTATAAAAAGCAGGTAGCCCAATGGCGTAGTGGCTAGCACTTCAGCTTGGAAGCACTAGGGTCATTGGGTCAAACCAaaacactacctacctggagtgtGCGTGCGCTTTCCTTCAGAACaggaaagcgggtcctgagactccctggccaatcgggtctcaggacccgcttcctgattggctgggaagagaaGCGGGGatacattagcgaatattaattctctaatgtcacacaagtgggtagaCTCAGggcccaccctttttaaagccaattagagcctaatgccgtgtgcacacgggtggacttttcagcatcaaacgtccgacggtctttccgacggactttcgacgtactttcaaacgaccggacttgcccacacacgaacggactaaagtccattcgaaagtccaTTCCTTTGAACGTTATtacatacgaagggactagaataaggaagttcatagctagtagccaatagctgccctagcgtccttttgtctgtcggactagcatacagacgaaaggatttttcgactggacttgagtccgtcggaaatatttgaaacatgttccaaatctaaagtctgtctgattttcgacagaaaaagtctgctgaaggtccgatgaagcccacacatggtcggattgtccgacggattcgttccgtcggataAGTTTGGtaggaaagtccgcccgtgtacaTCAGGCATTAGGCTCCAAtcctgtgcttcaaaaaaaaaaaaaaaaaaaaaacccacattgagATCCATGTGTccgacaccctgcatgtagattgggggggggggggtatcgccCCTACGCCCTGCATGAGCGGCTGTCTCTGGTGTGATGATAGACTTTACAGGGATTGTATGTGAGAGTGAGAGAATGCTCTAGTTTTTAGGTGCACAATGCATGATATTTTCATCATAGATTTTTCTagactaaggggtctatttataaaaaataaaaataaaaaaaatcactcagCTGTCACGAATAATCACCATAATGTGTGATATTATTTTCTATGATTGTCAGctcaatctagtggccataatatggtaTTTTGCTGATTGGAGTATTTCAGGGAAATTATGGTCAGTAGATGGAGCTGCTGACCATAGGAAGTAAACATATTAGACATATTACGGGATTATTTGTGACGGATGTGCAAATGCCTGAGACATTCGTACGGTaacatttttataaatagaccctttaATATCAATAAAATGGAGCACAAaagtccagatttttttttttaattagagtggccaatattattattacaatattatcattgttattattattgttatgtgctatatttatatttttacctgGATATAGGTCGATGGCCATTATTTGATCTGATTGGCATGTAGTATGGCCATTTTCTGCTTCTGTAGCGCGGTTTCTTAAATCTTCATAGTCACCTTACAAGAGAAATCAGAATACCAGTTTGTTTTTATGTTGTTATCTTAAAGTTTAAATTTTCATTCCTTTACATCACAGCACAATGGTAACCCTAACATTTAAAAAGATATCATGGATAAAGTGTGATGGTATGACACAGCCTCTTTGTGATTTgtaagttaaagtggaccttcacacaTTAGATGCACTAGGCATCATTGCtttctaaacacccccctcccccaccaccacccccaccaccactgcaatggtggtaaaaaaaaaagtattacatttttttttaagttcaccCTGCCACCCGGCAGCCATTCTCATCTGTGCTCTAAAACCTTCTGTGGTATGCAGGTCACATATCCCAGAATTCTTCAAGTTCCATACAGTTATGactaagcaaatttttttttcatgaaacgcGTTAACCATGCTGCTGTCTCCTTGTATCCCGGGTCTGTGGTGtccttttttttgtggattttaaatcaataaagcaaatttttttctgaaAGCTTGGAGTGCGGTCAACCTTCCTTCGATATCTTCGGCCCAGCTGTCTGGACCAGGAAGAGGCAGTTGGTTCTCAATGGTGTCAGCAACAAAGATGGCGGCACGGGGCCCAGTGTGTGGCAGCGGCGTGTTGTATCACAGCAGAACAATGCTGGATTTGATGGCCAGACGAGTATGTGAATTGCGCATAACACCAGTGAAAGAGGTTAGAGGGGAAAAAAGACTTGGTGGTAGGGATGGGGGTGGAACgtctttaaccccttggagccggtGCCTTCCAGCCCTTAAAGGGGTTTAGGATGGTGGGAGGCGGGGCTGGGTTTATGATCACGCAACCgccctgattggctgtcacatgatcagaaacctccCGACTATAAGCAGCAATCAGGAGGTTTCCATTAGCTGCTGGTAACGCGTAGGGCCATATTGTGCATGCTGccggcgccaagaggttaaagaGAATACAGtgtgttttcttattgtttttatatttatgcTTTATGtttaggagcaaaaaaaaaaagtttgaattccTAAGTTACTTAGCCTGGTGGATATGTAAAGTTGCACCCTTTTTTCAGGCTGCGGGTGGTGAATGGGTGACTGCTATTTAGGAATTTCACATGACTTTATAGACTTAAATAGTAGGATCTTAAATGGCATGCTCAGATGAATGATTTTTCTCATTCAAAAGTTTTTCTTTAAGAAACATTGAATATCAACAAATACAGAATATTAGACAAAATTATTAAAGTATAATATTGAAGTACAGATGACGcaagaaaaaatgtataatagaCTTAAGTTTTCATAGTGTTAATAAAAGAAAAATGATAGATACTCAGTGTAATGTGAAGATGTTAGATAATCTTGAGTGTAAAAATTGTTTAAAACTGaagagagttaaaaaaaaactctgtaaaCCAGAGTAGGCATGAATATATCCATTTAGAGATTTTAATTTAACAAAACCTTGACCATAACTTCAAATATATGTTTATAACAAATACTGTATTGTAAGAAAAGACTGATTTTGAGAAAGATAATAGTCCTCGAAGGAACAaggaaaaagaaaatgataaaaggaAATAAGGGGAGGGGAAGACAACAGAACGCCGAAGGCAGATTTTGCATATACATTCTATTATAATCCTTGAAAGAGTATCAATCACCCTGACGAGAGTACTCGATTGCCAAAATTGTCTGGCATGTAGTATTTAATCCACGGTTTCCATGTGCTGTCATACTTCGTCAAGTGATTTTTATCTAAAGCATCCATTTTAGTATAAAAGATTGATTCATTCTAAGTTTGGTTTCTGCAATATCCACAACAGATGTTTTCCACGCATTAGCTATAGTCCGTTTTGCGGCTATCAGGAACGTGAGGAACAGCTTAAATTGTTTCTGAGTGAGACAGACTGGTTTTAAATTGAGAAGAGCTAACATTGGGTCTGGTGAAACTGAACAATCAAATAATTTTGAGATTATCGAAAAGACCTTTTTTCCAAAATGTGTGCACGATTGGACATTCTGTATAATTCTGTACCAGAGGCCAGAATTGTCTAGTGTAAATTTGGCTACTCTGGTAGGAACCAATTACTATTGTGTAAGAACTTTACagtgaggtccataaatattgggacatcgacacaattctaatctttttggctctatacaccaccacaatggatttgaaatgaaacaaacaagatgtgctttaactgcagactttcagctttaatttgagggtatttacatccaaatcaggtgaacagtgtaggaattacaacagtttgtatggacctgactgtatatgatgTCTCAACCGCCAATATATTTGTAGAAGAAGATTTGGTATTAGACCAGATATGAGACCAAATCTTGGGATcaatcaaggtctttttcccacttaGCAACATATGTAGGTAAAATTGTATTTGATTTAGTGATCAATTGGGAATAGATTAATGAAATGCGACCTTTAACATGTGGTTCTTTGAGACAAATCCTTTCAAATTGAGAAATGGTGTGTAAGTTTCCACTGGAAATGAGGAAAGGAGTATAAACATTTTTGATTTGAAGATATCTGAATATTTCGGATTGTGGGAGCCCAAAGGTCTCGCATAATTCTGGGAAAGGTCATATTGAGGTTGTTGAAGTTAAATTATATAGACAAGTAATACCAGCCTTAGACCAAGCTTTAAAATGTTCTGGGAAATGTCCAAGCTGGTTAAAAGGCCGAATTTTTGTGAAAAGATAGTAGCGGGTTATGTGAGGATTGTAAACCATGTGAGATTTTATGTCTATCCCAAATAGATAGAGAATGCctagaaattggattttttaaagCTTTACGATCTGTAGGTCGTAACCATAATAAATTGTTTATAGGAAGAGGATCGCAGTCTAAAGCTTCAATGAATACCCACATGGGAATCTCTGTAGTCGAATGATATTTCGTTAATTGTGCTATTTGAGCTGCTTTATAGTATGTTGTAAAATCTGGAAATCCCAGACCACCCAAAGATTTAGGGAGAATTAGGGTTTTCTTATGTAGCCGGGGTTTTATTTTAGGGATTTAGGGAGAACTAGGGTTTTCTTATGTAGCCGGGGTTTTATTTCCCCCCAAGTGAATAGTATTACTTTTTGTTGAATCAATCTAAGAAAATAAGCGGGAATATGGATTGGGAGtgttctaaataaatataaaaatttgggaAGTATAGTCATTTTTATAATGTTAATTTTTCCGAACCACAAAATCGGTAATGATGAGATAACTTGATAATTTGAAATATTTTTCAGTAAAGCTGGGTAATTAGCTGCAAACAAATCTGAGGGATTAGAAGTAAGTTGGATACCCAAATATGGAAGGCTACGATCTACCCATTTAACGGGTAATGAATTTTGTATAGATTGTTTTTCCATTTCGTCAAGTGAGGTATTTAGCGCTAAAGATTTTTGGTGCATTAACTTTAAGGCCTGAGATGAGTGAAAATTCATGTAGTACAACCATAAGGTTTGGGGCAGAAACTTGTGGTGAGGAcagaaaaaaggagaatgttgtcTGCAAATAAGCATATTTTGTGATGACATCCACCTAAATCAATACCCGTGATTGTAGGTTCCGTCCTAATTCTTTGTGCTAGAGGTTCAATGAGTAGTGCAAATAATAATGGAGAGAGTGGGCTTCCTTGACgcgtctctctctctgtatattaAACTCATCTGATTTGTACCCTGCATATTTAATGTAAGCTTTGGGCTCATGACATAATGCAGTAATCCATTGCAAAAAAtgtgggccaaagccccatttattGAGGGTGAAGTTCACATAAGACCATGATATcgtgtcaaatgcttttcttaATGTCTAGAGAAAGAAAAACAGGTGGGAATACGACGTATTTTAGCGGCATGTGACAAAAGTTTTGCACTTCTAACATTATCGCCAGCTTGTCGAATagggatgaaacctacttggtcaCGGTGTATAAGGTTACCTATAATTAAtataatttgggccaaaatttttaCATACAAATGTAATAAAGAAATAGGGTGGTAATTTGACCAAATTGAATCATCTGTATGTGGTCTGGGGAGCATGCAAATAATTGCAGTCAAGGTTTCCCTCCTAAAAGAATGACCTTCCAAGAGGGAATTGAAAGTATTTGTCGAAACCGGTGATAAGATAtctgcaaatgttttataataaagagCAGAAGATCCATCAGGACCAGGCCTTTTATTTAGTTTCAAAATCTTAATAACTTCAGATACCTCCTCAACAAACACAGATTCCTCCATCATTTCCAGTTGTGTTTTTGATAATGCAGGTAGAGATATACGAGAGAAAAAGATTTGCTTTAGATGGATCCAACTCATTGTCAGATGagtatacatttttaaatttaaaatttttgtaAGACTTTCAATGGGTTGTTTGTGCCTCTCTGAATATTTTAAGATGAATAGGTTTGGTTGGATTATGGCAAGATTTTAGTGCCCTGGCTAAAAGTGTATTTGGCTTATTAGCGTTCATATAAAAGTTATGTTACTAGCACTCACGGGAACAAATTTCTTTACACCAGGAAATATTCGCCGGACAAGAAATAAGAAAaccacaattgaaagatattatCATAAAAGGTAGGATAAAAACACGATTAGAATTAGAAGAAATCAACAGGTGGAAGATAAGCGAATGGAATTTTTGTCAACTAAGACATTTAG
Proteins encoded:
- the LOC141148280 gene encoding interferon-induced very large GTPase 1-like isoform X1, translated to MYWNILWIHIPHRDALRSLFDQQFEYRYALEGHLYDQRSFRGSPKIMERERWRLVLSPVFVVGVILAIAGLVWKRLCKRRKPKDEESADIILDGTELAMIKNVPLNQHWKEGKSQTEEVSELDEKKIPLLKQKNNENERRSSPGTTGVYPNSAATSHTTSNKKSSVRSDSVNSGLSEWQKSLLSKPVTQEKASNADGASGQRNRTRSDRHSEGSSSRSRSSWNCRHKAHSDYERLIPGKKPRASEHEWDSISYSNELDTSMTSLQSGVNISSDGKRRFEMQNQTAIAMQVSKGFSVDMPEYPQQINATKDFEKRQYSREDPNKSSQRVEYNIRKQSDLSSSRAQYSAEHRTTPEDQPPERNSGDDVYEPDSVRRSDEEKTTLLSCTSEVKSSTGGAAVAYNRTRQSDLSSGKTLHSAEHIYGKKGLEKQNQDVIPTYVPVGSSVGSSVDMPEYDQQINTTTVFEKRQDSRRDPDRSSQIGERRFEMQNQTVIAKYVLEASSVDMPENPQQVNATNDFEMREDSREDPNKSSQRGVAVEYNITEQSDRRSSRVQYSAEHRTTPEGYEGQPPEKEVRTKVYQLDSIRHSNELDTSMSPLQSGFKSSSDGKRLFEMQNQTVIATYVSERSSVDMPEYPQQINATNDFEMRQDSREDPNKSSQRSKRTFEMQNQAATATYVSESSSVDMPENPQQANTTKDFEMRQDSREDPNKSSQRGYDGEPPEKKVCELDSTRHSSELDTSISSLQSEFKSSSDGDYEDLRNRATEAENGHTTCQSDQIMAIDLYPDSMKKMFLKKLMALDVTARNICSPDRDMDTCFDFNQEDSDDSMDSKTYNPLDVLCDVLHDSDTFLQQEIVSKMSMCQFALPLLLPNDDRSSYTFMLWAMRDIVKKWKPQSLVDSTGFEEGHLVNISMPIFSFFRLGTCSLSKSKILNQVLSPPQFIQNYFVHRDMPGGNAQRLCSDGLVEMSCYFPAGRGHSDIFPEPVGFINLRGDLESHLKQFDLLSGVSSAVFVLIESINDKQYDLLSNLVRQNPQFFFIVNLEAENSDIIKVLQIFSTTHNIKKDKFIVKSRKVNDTQIVKTLQSKMKALIENSMKNPTLEQIAQRASESNFDIDENFRGCKKAREAATTITSQIKNVLDYKKNVMKLQGDLWKQLTKIEKELCRMRKLEDKDVEEYQSQLREDHFQLRKQQRNQKMASGVKQFLDALKSFSPVEQKVFLKWLKIQLDKLGRHQLAKLNDEYRELLTDVASNAQAFMEIDQKLADGSLGVEHFIRELGQFYEVEHSIGKKKVVSLSKIAANLLLNGFPLELIDGDASNIPMTWITDVLSELEIITQRNCTVRVVTVLGVQSTGKSTLLNTMFGLHLPTSSGRCTRGAFMTLLDAKENFHENLGCDYVMVIDTEGLKSMELASLEGSYEHDNELATVAVGLSDITIINMAMENTEEMKDILQIVIHAFLRMKEVGKKSSCHFVHQNVSDVSAHVKNRQAREKFLEQLNEMTKVSARMENRSKVNTFSDIIHCDIESNSWYIPGLWHGIPPMASVNYGYSENVQELKKSIEMYLKSMSEKPQDIRQFTEWMRSLWEAVKHEKFVFSFRNRLVTEAYNQLCIQYSDWEWRFQKNSHDWMIRTETLIFNLSSEQLGSKTWDRIKSEMNCLLDEEERVMARSLEKYFMDDCDNAHLLEMFKSDFFQSIKYLRKNLEIGLLDKCDLTINIQKEKCQIQAVQERYIGIIEESVSDIMDKIRKNEYSVNEEQLNREFEMIWRKATDTLPPPTLKKRNIGLAIIQQLKRDMQCDDNSVILKLNELKSLNQYKGEDFSINRNYLQVDSKGEMDCAKDLALSVQRKCEEKVTEIANSKTDFNEVYSQELLKMINNNLNQHKFENLRTTKLFELDLKLWVLGNAVVMFQRMHEEFVRRNDPQSYLEEMKPQYFDTFINMFETRNECQRRAKQFCMVSLTPAILDHINRCLGKEIVDDILQKNGPREFKSRKILQREVLNTLLNDGSPEKYAEYINSYEYFMKRWISQYLTEHYKCQNTICVLQTKILESLLVKIKQALQDKKTLQAKTIYDFLAEFCNVLKKELVISQNSTKVVLFENNLSTIQQFAHEIELHLSDLEKLVKQDINSRNIETIFLHSTLKPQDELLRKVIGCGKQCPFCKVPCEAGGGNHKEHFASVHRPRGLAQHVNEDTKALDHSICSSNVISNKTFMNAEGKPHQYKDYQKYYPDWTIQSNTTADSSDYWKFVLIQFNKSFAKLYNANPANLPEDWQKLTREEALKSLNKTQ